The following are from one region of the Streptomyces rubrogriseus genome:
- a CDS encoding PaaI family thioesterase, with translation MGERQQVQFPQEVIDEYAALGVDLPALFSAGHLGTRMGVQIVEASADRVVGTMPVEGNTQPYGLLHGGASAVLAETLGSVGSMLHGGAAKIAVGVDLNCTHHRGVRSGLVTGVATPVHRGRSTATYEVVISDEQDRRVCTARLTCLLRDVNPGDGVRATTAG, from the coding sequence ATGGGCGAGCGGCAGCAGGTGCAGTTCCCGCAGGAGGTCATCGACGAGTACGCCGCGCTCGGCGTCGATCTGCCGGCCCTGTTCTCCGCGGGACATCTGGGCACGCGCATGGGTGTCCAGATCGTCGAGGCCTCCGCCGACCGGGTCGTCGGCACGATGCCGGTGGAGGGCAACACCCAGCCGTACGGACTGCTGCACGGGGGCGCCTCGGCCGTGCTGGCCGAGACGCTCGGGTCGGTCGGCTCGATGCTGCACGGGGGCGCCGCCAAGATCGCCGTCGGGGTCGACCTGAACTGCACCCATCACCGCGGGGTCCGCTCCGGTCTGGTCACCGGGGTGGCGACGCCGGTGCACCGCGGCCGGTCGACGGCCACGTACGAGGTCGTGATCAGCGACGAGCAGGACCGCCGGGTGTGCACCGCCCGGCTGACCTGCCTGCTGCGGGACGTGAACCCCGGTGACGGAGTCCGGGCGACCACGGCGGGCTAG